The Pleomorphomonas sp. T1.2MG-36 DNA segment CGCCGTTGATGATGCGCAGGCGGACGGTGCCGCCCTTCTCGACCCTGATCACCTCGGGGTCGTCGAGCGTCCGGTCGTTGGCGAGATAGGCGTCATACTCGATGTCGTTGAGGTCCATCGACATCCCGGGCATGCCGCCATGCTCCATGCCGGGCATGGAGCCCATGTCCATTCCGCCGTGATCCATGCCCGGCATGTTCATCGCTCCCATGTCGTGGCCCATGCCCGGCATGGCGTGACCACCCGCCGAACTGCCCTTCAGTTTCGCCAGCAGTTCGGCCGCCGACGTGAACGAGAAGTCGTGCAGCAGGACGACGATCTCCTGCTCGTCGGCCGCCACCTCCTCCGCGCGCCGCACGATCAGCGGCGCCGCCAGGAGATTCTGTTCCTGCAAGGTGTGCGCATGCATCCAATGCGTGCCGCCGCTGCCGACGGGAAAACGGAACGTCCGCCGTTCGCCGGCCTTGAGCTGCGGCATCGGTGCTTCTGGTACCCCATCCTGCTGCCAGGGCGGCGTCAGCCCGTGCCAGTGGACGATGGTTTCCTCGCCGAGAGTGTTGGCCAGCAGCACGTCGAAGTCGGTGCCGGCATCGAAGGCGAGGCCGGGCTTTCCGTCCGGCCCGGTGAGCGAATAGACGGTGGCCGCCCGGCCGTTGACCTCGATAACCCTCGTCCCGAGGGTAAGGGTGCGCGCCGTCGCGGCAAAGACGCCGATGATGGGCATGGACATGAAAACGGCGCCGCCGACGGCGGCCTTGAGAAGCGTTCTGCGGTTCATGATCGATCCTTGAGCCCGGCGGCGTTCGGCGCACCGGTGCGAGAGTTCGGCTGAAAACGGAGCGGTCAGGCGAACGGTCTGGGCGGATCGATAGGCGGGGCGACGTCGCGGCCGGTCAGGAACGTGTCGGCGACGGCAAGATCGAGCACGACGCTCGACAGCGGCGTGGCGATCACCGACGCCGCGGGCAGCCAGGCGACGACGCAGACCGCGCCTATGCAGCACGACATCTTGCCATGGCCGCCGGCATCGTGGCGGTCCGCCTTGCCGTGAGACGCCATGGGCGACGCGCACCTCTCGGGACCCTGCTGCGACGACGCCATCTTCTCCCCGCCCATGCCGGCGGCAGAGGCATGCGGTCCCGGCGAAAGCGCCAGGAGCAGAGCCAGAACGGCGACGAGAATCGCGAAGGGACGCATCGAGGATCTCGGCCGGGGAAAGTCCCGGATGGGGGATATGTGGTTCGGCCGCCGCGACGGTCAAGGCGTGCCGCGTCGCCCACCTCCGGACATCGATCTCGACACGGTCAGCCGGGCCGGAAACGAAGCGGTGGAAAGCGGACTGTAGGGCTCCGGTAACGGCGTCCCATCTTTTTGGAACAAATCCAAAAATCAGACCAAATTCTCAGATGGACCAACTGGACAACGCCCGGCGTTGATGCATAAAGGGGGCCGGAAAGGCATCCGTAGCAAGGCGTAGTCGCGCCCACTCCGGAAGCCGTGCAAGTTGTTGAAACCCTTTTCGTCAAACTCGCATCGACGGCCACGGACGGGGTGGCCCCCGCGAGGATGACGAAGCGGCCGCCGGGATATCCGTGGCGTCCGCTCCTCCGCGCGAAAGGAAGCGATCTTGGCTGAGAGCGATACACCGGCAGAACCAACCCGCCGCGATTTCCTCCTGCATGCCGCCGGTGCTTTCGGCGTGGTCGGCGTTGCCGCCGCGGCCTGGCCATTCGTCGATCAGATGAACCCCGATGCGTCGACCCGCGCGCTGGCGTCGGTCGAGGTCGACATCGCCGCCGTCCAGCCGGGCCAGGCGATCACCGTCATGTGGCGCGGCAAGCCGGTCGTGATCCGCAACCGCACCGAAAAGGAAATCGAGGAAGGCAAGACGGTCAAGCTCGAAGAGCTGAAGGACCCGCTGGCCCGCAACGCCAACGCCGATGCCGCCGCCGATGCGACCGACGCCAACCGAGCCGCGACCGGCAAGGAGAACATCCTCGTCATGACCAAGGTCTGCACCCATCTCGGCTGCATTCCGCTCGACGAGTCCGGCGAGTTCGGCGGCTGGTTCTGCCCGTGCCACGGTTCGGTCTACGACACGGCCGGCCGCATCCGTAAGGGTCCGGCGCCGGAAAATCTGCCGATCCCGCCCTACGCCTTCCTGTCCGACACCAAGATCCGCATCGGCTGATCGCCCTTCCCGACGAGGTAATTCCATGTCCGGTCATTCGACCTATGTCCCGAGGACGGCCATCGGGAAGTGGTTCGAGGCGCGCCTTCCGGTCGTCCGCCTCCTGCACGACACCGCCGTCTCCTACCCGACGCCACGCAACCTCAACGCTCTCTGGACCTTCGGCGGCATCCTCGCGATGATGCTGGTGGTGCAGATCGTCACCGGCATCGTGCTCGCCATGCACTACGCCGCCGAGAGCACCGTCGCCTTCCGCTCCGTCGAGAGCATCATGCGCGACGTCAACTGGGGCTGGCTGATCCGCTACCTGCACGCCAACGGCGCGTCGATGTTCTTCATCGCCGTCTACATCCACATCTTCCGTGGCCTCTACTACGGCTCCTACAAGGCCCCGCGCGAGATCCTGTGGATCCTCGGCGTCATCATCTACCTTCTCATGATGGCCGCCGCCTTCATGGGCTACGTGCTGCCCTGGGGCCAGATGTCGTTCTGGGGCGCCACCGTCATCACCAATTTCTTCACCGCTCTGCCCTTCGTCGGCCAGCCGATCCAGACGCTGCTCATCGGCGGCTTCTCGGTGGACAATGCCACGCTGAACCGCTTCTTCTCGCTGCACTATCTGCTGCCGTTCCTGATCGCCGGCGTCGTGGTGCTGCACGTCTGGGCGCTGCACGTGGTCGGCCAGAACAACCCGCTCGGCATCGACGTGAAGAGCGAGAAGGACACGGTTCCCTTCACGCCCTACGCCACGTCCAAGGACGTGATGTGGATCGTGCTGTTCATGATCTTCTATGGCTGGTTCGTCTTCTATCAGCCGAACTTCCTCGGCCATCCCGACAACTATATCGAGGCGAACCCGCTGTCGACGCCGGCCCACATCGTGCCGGAATGGTACTTCCTGCCGTTCTACGCCATCCTCCGGGCCATCGACTTCAACATCGGGCCGATCGATTCCAAGCTCGGCGGCGTGCTCGCCATGTTCGGCGCCATCGCCGTGCTGGCCTTCCTGCCCTGGCTCGACACCTCCAAGGTGCGCTCGGGCCGCTTCCGGCCGATCTTCAAGGTCGCCTTCTGGGTGTTCGGCGTCAACGCGCTGTTCCTCGGCTACCTGGGCTCGGTGAAGACCGACGACATCATCGGCGGCCTGCAGGCGGTCAGCTGGGCCAAGCTCAGCACCTTCTACTACTTCGCCTACTTCCTGGTGATCCTGCCGGTGCTCGGTTACATCGAGAAGCCGAAGCCGCTGCCCGTGTCGATCAACGACGCGATCCTGGCGAAATCGGCTCACTGACGCCCAACGGAGAGAAATCATGACTGCCAAGATGATCCGTTGGGCCGCCGCCGCCTTTGCCGCCGGCATCGCCCTGACAGCGTCAATCGCCGTCGCCGAGGAGACGGCGGTCGAGTATCCCCTGCTGAAGCCCACCCGCCAGGAATGGTCGTTCGCCGGCATCTTCGGCCACTACGACCAGGCCCAGCTGCAGCGCGGCTACCAGGTCTACAAGGACGTCTGCTCGTCCTGTCACGCGATGAAGCTGGTCAAGTTCCGCAACCTCGCCGACGAGGGCGGACCGGGCTTCACCGAGGACGCGGTCAAGGTGCTCGCGGCCACCTACGCCATCCAGGACGGCCCCAACGACGCCGGCGAGATGTTCGAGCGGCCCCGTCTGCCGTCCGACGCCTTCCCCTCGCCCTTCGCCAACGACAACGCGGCCCGCGCCGCCAACGGCGGCGCCCTGCCGCCCGACCTGTCGCTGATCGCCAAGGCGCGCGCCGTCCATCGCGGCTTCCCCTGGTTCGTGTTCGACATGTTCTGGCCCTACCAGGAGCAGGGTCCGGACTACATCACGTCGCTGCTCACCGGCTACCAGGACCCGCCAGAGGGCGTCACGGTGCCCGAGGGCACCTACTACAACCCGCACTTCATCAATGGCGTCTCGCTGCGCATGCCGCCCCCGCTCGACAACGACGTCGTCGAGTATTCCGACGGCACGCCGCAGACCAAGGAACAGTACGCCAAGGACGTGTCGGCCTTCCTGATGTGGGCGGCCGAGCCGCACCTCGACGCCCGCAAGGAACTGGGCCTCAAGGTGATGCTCTACCTGATCATCTTCGCCGGCATCCTCTACTTCGTGAAGCGGCAGGTCTGGCGCGGCGTTCCCCACTGATCGCCTTTTGCCGAGCATTCTGGAAACGGGCTCCTTCGGGGGCCCTTTTTCGTTTCGTCACCTCGCGTTCACGGAAACGTCGCCGCGGTGGGAACCGAATCGTGGGGTATGTCCTTGTCGTCGTTGGCAGAGCCAGTTCATCTGCCGTCACACACAGTCAACGAAGAGAAGAAACTTGCGTCTGAACATACTTTCCGCCGGCGTCCTTTTCGCCTGCAGCCTCGCCCTTTCCGCCTGCAACGACCAGAAATCCTCCGCCGAGCAGCCAACCCAATCTCCTGCCGAGCAGCAGGAGATTGCCAAGTACAACGCCTATGTCGATGTCGCGAACAGCCTGCACTCGCCCTTTGCCAAGGAGCTCGCCGATTACCGGGCCTATCGCGAACCCGAGGTGACATCCGGCAAGCCGCTTGAGACCTATTCGGTGGCCTCCACGCTGTCCGTCACCCAGATCAGGGAGAAGCTGACCAAGGCCGCCGCCCTTCCCTTCGCCATGCCGGAGATCGACGCGCCCGCCAAGAGCTTCGGGGACGCCCTCGCCAAGTTCGAACCGATCAACTCCGATCTGAGCAACTACGCCGAGTCCAAGGGCTATCTCGCCGACGGCGGAAAGAAGGCACGGGAGCAGAACGCCGGCTTCGTTGCCGCCTTGACCGAGGTGGCGAACGCCGAGACGGCCTTCCTCTCCGGCATTCAGAAGCGTGACGAGATCAACACCCAGGCCGCCTTCGACAAGGCGACCAAGGACACGGACGACTACTACCGCGCCGGAGTGATCCTCCATGCGAAGAAGGCCGTCAGGCTCGGCGATTCCGTGTTCGAGCAGCAAGGATCGAAGGAGGCCGTCGACCCGTTCCGGGCGAGCCTCGATCAGGTCGCGGCCATGGCCGACGGCTTCAATGCCAAGAGCAAGGAAAAGGATCCGAAAGGCTGCCCGGCCATGACGAAGGCCATCAACGACTTTCTGGCCCTGGGACGCACGGTCGTCCAGCACGCCGAGAAGGGCGACTACGTTCCGGACGGCAGCGCCACCTGGAAGCTGAACAACCCCATCCAGTATGACGCCGGCACCCTGCTGCTCCGCTTCAACGCCATGATCGGCCTGTTCAACTATCCGCGCTGCTGACGGTGCGCGTCTCATTTATGCCGGCAAACCCGGGATAGCCGGCTGAATCGGTTGCGGCCCGCGCCCTCGTTGTCTAGAACGGGCCGTAACTTCTTCAGGAAGCCCTCCCATGAATCTGGCCGATACCATTCGCGCGATCCCCGACTATCCCAAGCCGGGCATCGTCTTCCGCGACATCACCACCCTCCTAGGCAATGCCCGGGCCTTCCGGCGCACAGTCGACGAACTGGTCCAGCCCTGGGCGGGCGGCAAGATCGACAAGGTGGCCGGCATCGAGGCGCGCGGCTTTATCCTGGGCGGCGCCGTCGCCCACCAGCTCAGCGCCGGCTTCGTGCCGATCCGCAAGAAGGGCAAGCTGCCGCACGAGACCGTGTCGATGGTCTACAGCCTGGAATACGGCGTCGACGAGATCGAGATGCACAAGGACGCCATCCTGCCGGGCGAGCGCGTCCTCTTGGTCGACGACCTGATCGCCACCGGTGGCACGGCCAGCGCCGCCGCCAAGCTGATCCGCCAGATGGGCGGCGAACTGGAAGCGGCCTGCTTCATCGTCGACCTGCCGGCACTCGGCGGCGCCGACAAGCTGCGGTCGCTCAACGTCTCCGTCCGCACGCTGATCGCCTTCGAAG contains these protein-coding regions:
- the petA gene encoding ubiquinol-cytochrome c reductase iron-sulfur subunit, which translates into the protein MAESDTPAEPTRRDFLLHAAGAFGVVGVAAAAWPFVDQMNPDASTRALASVEVDIAAVQPGQAITVMWRGKPVVIRNRTEKEIEEGKTVKLEELKDPLARNANADAAADATDANRAATGKENILVMTKVCTHLGCIPLDESGEFGGWFCPCHGSVYDTAGRIRKGPAPENLPIPPYAFLSDTKIRIG
- a CDS encoding cytochrome b, producing the protein MSGHSTYVPRTAIGKWFEARLPVVRLLHDTAVSYPTPRNLNALWTFGGILAMMLVVQIVTGIVLAMHYAAESTVAFRSVESIMRDVNWGWLIRYLHANGASMFFIAVYIHIFRGLYYGSYKAPREILWILGVIIYLLMMAAAFMGYVLPWGQMSFWGATVITNFFTALPFVGQPIQTLLIGGFSVDNATLNRFFSLHYLLPFLIAGVVVLHVWALHVVGQNNPLGIDVKSEKDTVPFTPYATSKDVMWIVLFMIFYGWFVFYQPNFLGHPDNYIEANPLSTPAHIVPEWYFLPFYAILRAIDFNIGPIDSKLGGVLAMFGAIAVLAFLPWLDTSKVRSGRFRPIFKVAFWVFGVNALFLGYLGSVKTDDIIGGLQAVSWAKLSTFYYFAYFLVILPVLGYIEKPKPLPVSINDAILAKSAH
- a CDS encoding DUF3829 domain-containing protein, which translates into the protein MRLNILSAGVLFACSLALSACNDQKSSAEQPTQSPAEQQEIAKYNAYVDVANSLHSPFAKELADYRAYREPEVTSGKPLETYSVASTLSVTQIREKLTKAAALPFAMPEIDAPAKSFGDALAKFEPINSDLSNYAESKGYLADGGKKAREQNAGFVAALTEVANAETAFLSGIQKRDEINTQAAFDKATKDTDDYYRAGVILHAKKAVRLGDSVFEQQGSKEAVDPFRASLDQVAAMADGFNAKSKEKDPKGCPAMTKAINDFLALGRTVVQHAEKGDYVPDGSATWKLNNPIQYDAGTLLLRFNAMIGLFNYPRC
- a CDS encoding adenine phosphoribosyltransferase, giving the protein MNLADTIRAIPDYPKPGIVFRDITTLLGNARAFRRTVDELVQPWAGGKIDKVAGIEARGFILGGAVAHQLSAGFVPIRKKGKLPHETVSMVYSLEYGVDEIEMHKDAILPGERVLLVDDLIATGGTASAAAKLIRQMGGELEAACFIVDLPALGGADKLRSLNVSVRTLIAFEGE
- a CDS encoding multicopper oxidase family protein, whose protein sequence is MNRRTLLKAAVGGAVFMSMPIIGVFAATARTLTLGTRVIEVNGRAATVYSLTGPDGKPGLAFDAGTDFDVLLANTLGEETIVHWHGLTPPWQQDGVPEAPMPQLKAGERRTFRFPVGSGGTHWMHAHTLQEQNLLAAPLIVRRAEEVAADEQEIVVLLHDFSFTSAAELLAKLKGSSAGGHAMPGMGHDMGAMNMPGMDHGGMDMGSMPGMEHGGMPGMSMDLNDIEYDAYLANDRTLDDPEVIRVEKGGTVRLRIINGATGTAFSIDLGALEGQVVAVDGQPVRPVAARRFPMTMGQRLDIRLRVPSEGGAFPILALREGAPQRTGIVIATAGAAVSKLPPVGEATGPVLDFAHEAGLRAIAPLADRKADVRYAVDLTGNMAGYSWAMPGSEAIRVKRGQRVEIEMRNASMMAHPMHLHGHHFQVVGLDGGSRFSGAVRDTVLVPPSRTVTIAIDADNPGRWAFHCHHLYHMASGMMATFAYDGV
- a CDS encoding cytochrome c1, encoding MTAKMIRWAAAAFAAGIALTASIAVAEETAVEYPLLKPTRQEWSFAGIFGHYDQAQLQRGYQVYKDVCSSCHAMKLVKFRNLADEGGPGFTEDAVKVLAATYAIQDGPNDAGEMFERPRLPSDAFPSPFANDNAARAANGGALPPDLSLIAKARAVHRGFPWFVFDMFWPYQEQGPDYITSLLTGYQDPPEGVTVPEGTYYNPHFINGVSLRMPPPLDNDVVEYSDGTPQTKEQYAKDVSAFLMWAAEPHLDARKELGLKVMLYLIIFAGILYFVKRQVWRGVPH